A region of Streptomyces deccanensis DNA encodes the following proteins:
- a CDS encoding cysteine desulfurase-like protein — MAIDVTALRAHFPSLDSGLAFFDGPGGTQTPRPVADAIVATLTGPLSNRGTVSPSEVNAERAVEEFRAAYADLLQVPADGVVHGRSATQLTYDFSRHLAKTWHPGDEIVLSRLDHDANVRPWIQAAERAGVTVRWIEIDPDTTDLDLDSYERALTSRTRLVAVTAASNVLGTKPPVRRIADRAHDVGALVFVDGVHYAAHHLVDVPALGADVFVCSPYKFLGPHCGVLVAAPEFLETVRPDKLVPSPDTVPERFEFGTLPYEILAGATAAVDFLAALDPGTAIARRERLTHSLDSLHAHELTLRARLQEGLEHLGDAVTVHSKAPDRTATLLMTLEGRDAREAQAHLAARGVVAPAGSFYAHEPFTALKLEAPALRAGLAPYNTTDDVDRFLAGLADFL; from the coding sequence ATGGCCATCGACGTCACCGCGCTGCGGGCCCACTTCCCCTCCCTCGACTCGGGGCTCGCCTTCTTCGACGGACCCGGCGGAACGCAGACCCCCCGCCCCGTCGCCGACGCGATCGTCGCGACGCTGACCGGCCCCCTGTCCAACCGGGGGACCGTCAGCCCCTCCGAAGTCAACGCCGAGCGCGCCGTCGAGGAGTTCCGCGCCGCCTACGCCGACCTCCTCCAGGTGCCCGCCGACGGCGTCGTCCACGGCCGCAGCGCCACCCAGCTGACGTACGACTTCTCCCGCCACCTGGCCAAGACCTGGCACCCGGGCGACGAGATCGTCCTCAGCCGTCTCGACCACGACGCCAACGTCCGCCCCTGGATCCAGGCCGCCGAGCGCGCCGGAGTGACGGTCCGCTGGATCGAGATCGACCCGGACACCACGGACCTCGACCTCGACTCCTACGAGCGGGCCCTGACGTCCCGGACCCGTCTCGTCGCGGTCACGGCGGCCTCGAACGTGCTGGGTACCAAGCCGCCCGTGCGACGGATCGCCGACCGCGCGCACGACGTCGGCGCCCTCGTGTTCGTGGACGGTGTCCACTACGCCGCGCACCACCTCGTGGACGTCCCCGCCCTCGGTGCCGACGTATTCGTCTGCTCGCCGTACAAGTTCCTCGGACCGCACTGCGGAGTCCTCGTGGCGGCGCCCGAGTTCCTCGAAACCGTGCGCCCGGACAAGCTCGTACCGTCCCCCGACACGGTGCCGGAGCGATTCGAGTTCGGCACACTGCCCTACGAGATCCTGGCGGGCGCCACCGCCGCCGTCGACTTCCTCGCCGCGCTGGACCCGGGCACCGCGATCGCGCGCAGGGAGCGCCTCACCCACTCCCTGGACTCCCTGCACGCGCACGAACTGACGCTGCGCGCACGGCTGCAGGAGGGGCTGGAGCATTTGGGCGACGCCGTCACCGTCCACTCGAAGGCGCCAGACCGGACGGCGACCCTCCTGATGACCCTGGAAGGCCGTGACGCCCGCGAGGCCCAGGCGCACCTGGCCGCCCGCGGTGTGGTGGCACCGGCCGGGTCGTTCTACGCCCACGAGCCCTTCACCGCGCTCAAACTCGAAGCCCCCGCCCTGCGCGCGGGCCTGGCCCCCTACAACACCACCGACGACGTGGACCGCTTCCTGGCCGGGCTCGCCGACTTCCTCTGA